A DNA window from Pungitius pungitius chromosome 1, fPunPun2.1, whole genome shotgun sequence contains the following coding sequences:
- the LOC119221691 gene encoding transmembrane protein 272-like yields MSSSGLIRRIRRTPQPSTPVLVCSKLGICILPVAQIAIGAVHLEDCPLQRYIPIYLIVSGVFGMVLAVLSCLPCTRRPEGAAEDGAEDGGPSTPLSRLCAAWNSLTSLFLFCWFIAGNVWIYSIYEPNYTRNSTHPQAYCDKTLYLFAFWTTTLFYILLGLFLVGGCCVLFCFFLCGRADPDDDV; encoded by the exons ATGTCGAGCAGCGGCCTCATCCGACGCATCCGCAGGACTCCTCAGCCCTCGACGCCGGTCCTGG TGTGCTCAAAGTTGGGAATTTGCATCCTCCCCGTTGCTCAGATCGCCATCG GTGCGGTCCACCTGGAGGACTGTCCCCTGCAGCGCTACATCCCCATCTACCTGATAGTGTCGGGAGTCTTTGGGATGGTGCTGGCGGTGCTCTCCTGCCTGCCCTGCACCAGAAGACCCGAAGGCGCCGCCGAAGACGGCGCCGAAGACGGCGGCCCGTCCACCCCGCTGAGTCGACTCTGCGCGGCCTGGAACTCGTTGACGTCTCTATTCCTCTTCTGCTGGTTTATAGCCG GTAATGTGTGGATCTACTCCATTTACGAGCCCAACTACACCAGGAACTCAACACATCCTCAAGCTTACTGCGACAAGACCCTCTACCTGTTTGCCTTCTGGACCACCACCTTATTCTACATCCTCCTGGGTCTCTTCCTGGTCGGCGGCTGCTGCgtcctcttctgcttcttcctgtGCGGCCGGGCCGACCCAGACGACGACGTTTAG